CCCCAACATAGAGGGGCTCATGCAGAAGATCGGGATCCAGAATCAGATCGTAAAAAGCGGTGAGCATAAAGACATAGCATCAATCTTCAAAACCATGAGCCCTGACGAGAGGAAGCTGCTTCAGGTCGTGCTCGATGATGTGCATGAACAGTTCATAGAGGCTGTCTCAAAAGGCAGAGGCTTAAGTATTGACGCGGTCAAACTCCTTGCCGACGGCCGTATCTTTACAGGAAGGATGGCGAAGGGGGTCGGGCTGGTAGATGAGCTCGGCAATCTTGACATGGCGATAAAGCTGGCTGCCGAGCTGAGCGGGATCGAGGGTGAGCCGGAGGTGGTGGAGAAGGAAGAGGATACCGGGTTTTTCGGTTTTTTAAGGAGTTCATTCACTAATAATTTTCTTGTAAATTCCATGCCGGGAATAAAACTGAAATACCTCCTTTCACCTTAAAAAAAATATTGCATATCCTGTTGTTATGTAGTACATTTAAAACGGTAATAATTGGTTTATATAGTTTATAATTTTAGAATAATTTATCGGAGGCCGGTATGACTAAATCTGTTCTCATTGAAAAAATATCTGAAAAAGTTGAAGGGCTTACAAGAAAACAGACAGAGGTTGTTGTCGAGACGATATTTGACAGCATCAAGGACGCGCTGGCGCACGGCGACAAAGTTGAGATAAGAGGTTTCGGCAACTTCAGGCTCAGAAGCAGGAACGCCCGCAAGGCCAGAAACCCCAAGACAGGAGACTCAGTTGCGGTTGAGCCAAAAAAGGTTCCTTACTTTAAGGTCGGCAAAGAACTCAGGGAGATGGCGACAAAAGACATATAGTACTTTTCATCTTAATAAAAAACCAGCTTTTCTTTCGAAGGTTTCAGACATATTGTTTGAAACCTTCTTTTTTTGTTCTGCTCTATATAGTTGGACTGAAGCCCCGCATATATGGCGGAATCTGCAAGAAATGTGGTAAATTAATCTCGATATTATTTCAAATGGCGAGCTTAAGAAAATTTGCAGTTGAAGATGCAGATTATGTGCAGCCAACAAATAGCAGCCAAATTTTATAATCATGAACGCTGCTGCTCGGAAGGTAGTTACAGGAGGCATAATGCCGACAATCTCAATGTTTTTCGGGATCATCATCAGGATGTATTGCTCTCCGGGAGAACACAACCCCCCGCATATACACGCCTATTACCAGAAGCACATGGCTATTATTGATATTCGTTCATGCGAAATCACTGACGGCAAGCTGCCCCCGAGGCAGACAAAGCTTGTATTGGCTTGGGCTGAAATTCACAAAGAAGAACTGATGGCCGATTGGGAATTAACATCAAAAGGTGAACTTCCCTTCCCCATTGAGCCATTGAAATAGAGGAGAACAAATATGTATATACCGGTAAAAAGCGCGAAGCCGTTAGAAGGATATAAGCTGCAAATTAAATTTAAAAATGGTGAGGAAAAAATCTTTGATCTTACTCCTTATCTCACGATTGGAAAATTCGCAGAATTGCGTGATGTCAGCTTATTCAACTCCGTTACGGTTAAATTCGACAGTATTGAGTGGGCCAATCATTTAGATATTGATCCGGAGTTTTTGTATGCACACAGCGTCACAATGAAACCGCGCCTGACCAAACTCTCAACACGAACCGTAAAAAAACAGGCGGCCGGATAGTTCCGGGTCTCGCCTAACCCCTCAATTTACCCACCCACCTAATATACTTATATATATCCATCTATATGTGTTATTATTTATGGATTTTTGTTCAAGCTTTTCATTGGAAAATATATGCAAAACAAGAATGGCAAGGTATACATAGTCGGAGCTGGCCCAGGTGATATAGGGCTCTTCACGGTCAAGGGGCTAAGCTGCCTTCAGAAGGCGGAGGTAGTGGTCTATGACTTCCATCTTAACTCCCAGATACTGAACTATATCAAGCATGACGCTGAGTTGATTTATGCGGGCAAGCGCGGCGGGCAGCATGCAATGGTGCAGGAAGATATCAACCGTGTCCTTGTTGAAAAGGCCAAAGAGGGCAAGGTGGTCTGCCGTCTCAAAGGCGGCGACCCTTTTGTCTTTGGAAGGGGCGGAGAAGAGGCAGAGGCTCTTTTTGACAATGGCATTAAGTTCGAGGTCGTGCCCGGCGTAAGTTCAGCGGTCGCTGCTCCTGCCTATGCGGGTATACCTCTTACGCACAGATCATATGCGTCTTCACTTGCCATAGTTCCTGGGTATGAGGATATTACAAAAGGGGAGAGCTCCATAGACTGGTCGAGGCTTGCCACAGGCATCGACACTATAGTTTTTCTGATGGCTGTAAAGAATATCGATACAGTCTGTCAGCGGCTTATTGAGAACGGCAGAAAGCCTGAGACGCCTGTTGCCGTTATCAGGTGGGGGACAAGGGCTGACCAGAAGACGGTTGTGGGCAGCCTTCAGAACATCGTCAGCCTGATCAGGGAGAAGGAGATAAGGCCGCCTGCGGTCATGGTGGTTGGCGATGTGGTCAAACTGAGGGAGAAGCTCAAATGGTATGAGGATAAACCCATGTTCGGCCAGAGAGTGCTTGTTACCAGAGAGCACACAGAGGGTTTTGAACCGCTTGGAGAACTGGGCGCGGAACTGATTGAATTTCATACTATTAAAATTGTCCCGGCTGAAGACCGGACAGAGCTTGATAAGGCAATAGACAAATTAGAGGCCTATAACTGGCTCGTGCTGACAAGCGCGAACGGTGTGAACTTCTTTTTCAAAAGGCTTTTTGAGAAGAGGGATATCAGGGATCTCAAGGGTGTCAGGGTATGCGCGGTCGGAACAAAGACCGCCTCTGCGATACAGGAGTACGGCATAAAGGTTGATATGGTGCCTGAGGAGTTTAATTCAGAGGGGCTTATATCTGCCTTCACATCAATGTCACAGGCTAATAGTGCTGACCCGTTAAAAGGCGTGCGCTTCCTCCTGCCGAGAGCGGAAACAGCAAGGGATGTATTTCCAAAAAGGGTTGTTGAGATGGGCGGTGAGATCGATGTTGTCACTGCCTACAGGGCGGTCAAGCCTGAGATACACGGAAAGAGGCTCAAGAGGTTTCTGAAAGAGGGGAAGATAACTGTCGCGACATTTACAAGCGCCGCTACTTTTAATAATTTCATGGATATGGTTGGAGACGATGCCGAATCGCTTCTTGATGGCGTGGCTATCGCTGTCATCGGGCCTGTAACTGCGCGAGCGGTTGAAAAGGCAGGATTGAAGGTAAGTATAATGCCCAAAGAGGCGACTGTTGAAGCGATGGTGAATGAGATAATCAAATGGGCATCGGCAAAATAGATATTTCATTCTTGGGATATTTACATTTAAATAAATTCGTAAGATGCGATACCTTAAACTAAAAATAAAAGAACTGCATCAGCGCACTCCTCTAAGCATTAAGATGGCCATAGTGACCATCCTAGCAGGGTTCAGCGCCTCACTCTTTTATGAGAGGATACAGGGCGAACAGATCAGCAGGCACTCAATAATACAGCTTGCGGTCATTATCCTGGCGGTGACGCTTGTAGTACTCTGGATAACAGTGCGTATACAGAGATTAACAAAGCGTGTTTCCGACTTCTCCCGGAATACGCTGGGGATAAAGACGCAGCAGGCGCTCAAAGGCGACCAGCTTTATATCCTTGAGAAGAGGTTTCAGGACCTTACTGATGAGATAATAGGCGCGCGCGAGGCATTGAGGATCGAGGCTGAGAAGAAGCTGCTGCTTGAGAAGAGGCAGGTAGAGATGGCTGAGAAAGAGAACCATCTTAAGCTGCTTCAGTCCGTGACAAATGCCGTCGGCGTCGGCGTGATCAACATGACCTCCGGCGGGATGAAGGCTGCCAACAGCCAGATGGAGGCCTTTGCCGGGATGTGCGGTGATATTTCCGCCTTTAAGATAGAGGGGGAAGAGAGCATTGAGCGCATCCTGCTGGATAAGGACGGCAATGAACATATCTTCAGCATAAGCGGGCCTGATATCTTCACTGAAGAGAAGGTCCTGCTGGTAAGAGAGATAACCGAACTTAAGCTGGCTGCCAAAAAACTTGAAAAAGACCGGCACATGCAGGGTGTTATAAGCACGGTGCTCAGGATATCTCTTACGCCTGTTTCGCTTGAAGACCAGCTTGAGCAGACGCTCGGCGTGCTGTTTTCGCTTCCATGGCTTGATGAAAGTGCAAACGGGTGCATATATCTTGCGGATGAAGACGCGGGAATGCTTTTCATGAAAGCAAAGTACAGGCTTCCGCAAAAGATATCGCATACCTGTTCGGTAGTTCCGTTCAACGAGTGTTACTGCGGCAAGGCAGCTTCCACAAGGCAGATAAGTTTTACCGAATGGGCTGACCGATGCAGTTTTGACGCTGCTGACGGCACGCATAAGCAGAGCCAGTACTGCATTCCGATACTCTTCGGCAATAAGATCAACGGCGTAATGAACCT
This genomic stretch from Nitrospirota bacterium harbors:
- a CDS encoding DUF2442 domain-containing protein, producing the protein MYIPVKSAKPLEGYKLQIKFKNGEEKIFDLTPYLTIGKFAELRDVSLFNSVTVKFDSIEWANHLDIDPEFLYAHSVTMKPRLTKLSTRTVKKQAAG
- the cobA gene encoding uroporphyrinogen-III C-methyltransferase, coding for MQNKNGKVYIVGAGPGDIGLFTVKGLSCLQKAEVVVYDFHLNSQILNYIKHDAELIYAGKRGGQHAMVQEDINRVLVEKAKEGKVVCRLKGGDPFVFGRGGEEAEALFDNGIKFEVVPGVSSAVAAPAYAGIPLTHRSYASSLAIVPGYEDITKGESSIDWSRLATGIDTIVFLMAVKNIDTVCQRLIENGRKPETPVAVIRWGTRADQKTVVGSLQNIVSLIREKEIRPPAVMVVGDVVKLREKLKWYEDKPMFGQRVLVTREHTEGFEPLGELGAELIEFHTIKIVPAEDRTELDKAIDKLEAYNWLVLTSANGVNFFFKRLFEKRDIRDLKGVRVCAVGTKTASAIQEYGIKVDMVPEEFNSEGLISAFTSMSQANSADPLKGVRFLLPRAETARDVFPKRVVEMGGEIDVVTAYRAVKPEIHGKRLKRFLKEGKITVATFTSAATFNNFMDMVGDDAESLLDGVAIAVIGPVTARAVEKAGLKVSIMPKEATVEAMVNEIIKWASAK
- a CDS encoding DUF4160 domain-containing protein: MPTISMFFGIIIRMYCSPGEHNPPHIHAYYQKHMAIIDIRSCEITDGKLPPRQTKLVLAWAEIHKEELMADWELTSKGELPFPIEPLK
- the sppA gene encoding signal peptide peptidase SppA — translated: MKKILIFFIIITAIIVIISLFTAVTGKIPLGDKVAVVRVEGVIMDSKSVIEELKDYASDISVKAIVLRVDSPGGGVAPSQEIYDEVVKAKAKKKIVVSMGSVAASGGYYISCPADKIVANAGTLTGSMGVIMEIPNIEGLMQKIGIQNQIVKSGEHKDIASIFKTMSPDERKLLQVVLDDVHEQFIEAVSKGRGLSIDAVKLLADGRIFTGRMAKGVGLVDELGNLDMAIKLAAELSGIEGEPEVVEKEEDTGFFGFLRSSFTNNFLVNSMPGIKLKYLLSP
- a CDS encoding integration host factor subunit beta, yielding MTKSVLIEKISEKVEGLTRKQTEVVVETIFDSIKDALAHGDKVEIRGFGNFRLRSRNARKARNPKTGDSVAVEPKKVPYFKVGKELREMATKDI